One genomic region from Prunus persica cultivar Lovell chromosome G3, Prunus_persica_NCBIv2, whole genome shotgun sequence encodes:
- the LOC18784431 gene encoding metalloendoproteinase 3-MMP, which produces MAMAMASSKATTLSLFTITTLLFILLSLLSCAKASETHNKTSSPFEFLDHLKGCHKGDKVQGIQDLKKYLERFGYLNGDINNDDFDDQLEAAIKTYQINYHLKATGTLDTKTVSKMMMPRCGVPDIINGTTAMRSGKKRHPHHHGGHTVAHYAFFQGSAKWPANKYHLTYGFAQGTPANAVGAVTRAFATWAGNTHFSFSRAKSVDSADLKISFGSGEHGDGQPFDGPGGVLAHAYAPTNGRFHYDADETWVVGAVPGGMDLETVALHEIGHLLGLAHSSVEGAVMLPGIRAGFTQSLHADDIQGIKALYNT; this is translated from the coding sequence ATGGCAATGGCAATGGCATCATCAAAAGCTacaactctttctctcttcacAATCACTACCCTCCTCTTCATCCTcctttctctcctctcctGTGCAAAAGCATCAGAAACCCACAACAAAACATCATCACCATTTGAGTTCCTTGACCATCTCAAGGGGTGTCACAAGGGTGACAAAGTTCAAGGCATCCAAGACCTCAAAAAATACCTCGAAAGGTTTGGTTACTTGAATGGCGATATCAACAACGATGACTTTGACGACCAGTTGGAGGCGGCcatcaaaacctaccaaatcaATTACCATCTCAAGGCCACGGGAACATTGGATACAAAAACCGTATCGAAAATGATGATGCCTCGATGTGGTGTGCCAGATATCATCAATGGCACCACCGCTATGCGATCAGGCAAAAAAAGGCACCCTCACCACCACGGGGGGCACACAGTTGCTCATTATGCTTTCTTCCAAGGAAGCGCAAAATGGCCTGCCAATAAGTATCACCTCACCTATGGTTTTGCTCAAGGCACCCCGGCTAATGCCGTGGGCGCAGTTACACGTGCTTTTGCAACATGGGCAGGCAACACGCACTTCTCTTTCAGTCGGGCTAAAAGCGTTGACAGCGCTGATCTGAAGATCAGTTTTGGAAGTGGTGAACATGGAGATGGACAACCGTTTGATGGGCCAGGTGGGGTCCTAGCTCATGCTTATGCGCCAACAAATGGGAGATTTCACTACGATGCTGATGAGACGTGGGTTGTGGGTGCTGTGCCTGGGGGAATGGATTTGGAGACTGTGgctttgcatgaaattggtcATCTTCTAGGGCTTGCGCATAGCTCTGTTGAAGGAGCTGTCATGTTACCTGGAATCCGCGCTGGATTTACCCAGAGTTTGCATGCGGATGATATTCAAGGAATTAAAGCTTTATACAACACTTGA
- the LOC18782667 gene encoding metalloendoproteinase 3-MMP, which produces MASSKTSTLSLFAITTFLFILLSFLSYAKASETHHKKTSSPFEFLDHLKGCHKGDKVQGIQDLKKYLEKFGYLNVHTNNDDYFDDELESAIKTYQINYHLKVTGTLDAKTVKKMEMPRCGVPDIINGTTSMRSGKKRGGHGSIHTVGHYAFFQGNPKWPANKYHLTYGFLQGTPSEAVGAVARAFATWQGNTHFTFSQAQSIESADLKIGFGRRDHGDGHPFDGPYGTAAHAFAPTDGRFHYDADETWVVGAVPGGLDLETVALHEIGHLLGLGHSSVPGAVMLPEVRTGFTQSLHADDIQGIKALYNT; this is translated from the coding sequence ATGGCATCATCAAAAACTTCGACTCTTTCTCTATTCGCAATCACTACTTTTCTCTTCATCCTCCTTTCCTTCCTCTCCTACGCAAAAGCATCAGAAACCCACCACAAAAAAACATCATCACCATTTGAGTTCCTTGACCATCTCAAGGGGTGTCACAAGGGTGACAAAGTTCAAGGCATCCAAGACCTCAAAAAATACCTTGAAAAGTTTGGTTacttgaatgtccataccaacAATGATGACTACTTTGATGACGAACTGGAGTCGGCcatcaaaacttaccaaatcaATTACCACCTCAAGGTCACCGGAACATTAGATGCGAAAACcgtaaaaaaaatggagatgcCTCGATGTGGTGTACCGGATATCATCAACGGTACCACCTCCATGAGATCAGGAAAGAAAAGGGGAGGACATGGTTCAATTCACACAGTTGGTCATTACGCTTTCTTCCAAGGAAACCCAAAATGGCCTGCTAATAAGTATCACCTCACCTATGGTTTTCTTCAAGGCACCCCATCTGAGGCTGTGGGCGCAGTTGCACGTGCTTTTGCAACATGGCAGGGCAACACACACTTCACGTTCAGCCAAGCCCAAAGCATTGAGAGCGCTGATCTGAAGATCGGTTTTGGAAGGCGTGATCATGGAGATGGACACCCGTTTGATGGGCCGTATGGGACCGCTGCCCATGCATTTGCGCCAACAGATGGGAGATTTCACTACGATGCTGATGAGACGTGGGTTGTGGGTGCTGTGCCTGGTGGTTTGGACTTGGAGACTGTGgctttgcatgaaattgggcacCTTCTTGGGCTTGGCCATAGCTCTGTTCCAGGAGCTGTCATGCTTCCTGAAGTCCGCACTGGATTTACCCAGAGCTTGCATGCGGATGATATTCAAGGAATTAAAGCTTTATACAACACTTGA
- the LOC18782637 gene encoding metalloendoproteinase 1 yields the protein MWKLLELHRLTTVYASLLIYKPIKTPPMHEGFAHHTQNQNHFLTMASSKTSTPSLFAITTLLLFILLSLLSYAKASETHHKKTSSYEFLEHLKGCHKGDKVQGIQDLKKYLEKFGYLNGNTNNDDHFDDELESAIKTYQINYHLKVTGTLDAKTVKKMEMPRCGVPDIINGTTSMRTGKKRGGHGSTHTVGHYAFFQGNPKWPANKYHLTYGFLQGTQSEAVGAVARAFATWQSNTHFTFSQAQSFESADLKIGFGRGDHGDGANNAFDGPGKTIAHAFRPTNGRFHYDADETWVVGAVPGGFDLETVALHEIGHLLGLDHSSVPGAVMQSQIPPGYTQSLHADDVQGIRALYNT from the coding sequence ATGTGGAAATTGTTAGAGTTGCACCGTCTCACGACCGTTTATGCAAGTCTGCTAATTTATAAACCTATAAAAACCCCTCCAATGCATGAGGGTTTTGCACACCatacccaaaaccaaaaccatttCCTTACAATGGCATCATCCAAAACTTCAACTCCTTCTCTCTTCGCAATCACTACCCTACTCCTCTTCATCCTcctttctctcctctcctACGCAAAAGCCTCAGAAACTCACCACAAAAAAACATCTTCTTATGAGTTCCTTGAACATCTCAAAGGGTGTCACAAGGGTGACAAAGTTCAAGGCATCCAAGACCTCAAAAAATACCTTGAAAAGTTTGGTTACTTGAATGGCAATACCAACAATGATGACCACTTTGATGACGAACTGGAGTCGGCcatcaaaacttaccaaatcaATTACCACCTCAAGGTCACTGGAACATTAGATGCGAAAACcgtaaaaaaaatggagatgcCTCGATGTGGTGTGCCGGATATCATCAACGGTACCACCTCCATGAGAACAGGAAAGAAAAGGGGAGGACATGGTTCAACTCACACAGTTGGTCATTACGCTTTCTTCCAAGGAAACCCAAAATGGCCTGCCAATAAGTATCACCTCACCTATGGTTTTCTTCAAGGCACCCAATCTGAGGCTGTGGGCGCAGTTGCACGTGCTTTTGCAACATGGCAGAGCAACACACACTTCACGTTCAGCCAAGCCCAAAGCTTTGAGAGCGCTGATCTGAAGATCGGTTTTGGGAGGGGTGATCATGGAGATGGGGCTAATAATGCATTTGATGGCCCAGGTAAGACCATAGCCCATGCTTTTCGGCCGACTAATGGGAGATTTCACTACGATGCTGATGAGACGTGGGTGGTGGGCGCTGTGCCGGGTGGTTTCGACTTGGAGACTGTGGCTTTGCACGAAATTGGACACCTTCTTGGACTTGACCATAGCTCTGTTCCAGGAGCTGTCATGCAATCTCAAATTCCTCCGGGATATACCCAAAGTTTGCATGCGGATGATGTTCAAGGAATTAGAGCTTTATACAACACTTGA
- the LOC18782004 gene encoding protein CREG1 has translation MKIKGLVHFVYAICLVSVLLGIQGPVHGRLLSLKKPDPENAAATARWLVSQNSWGVLNTISSELGGAPFGNVVSFSDGEPGNGRGIPYFYLTTLDPTARNALKDQRASLTISEYPIGTCGKTDPENPTCAKITLTGKLKLADKDSKETEFAKNALFSKHPEMKDWPKNHNFEFFKLDIENIFLIDWFGGPKPLTVDQYLHTRTTEYAFILGFLI, from the exons ATGAAGATCAAAGGTCTTGTTCACTTTGTTTATGCAATCTGCTTGGTTTCTGTCCTGTTGGGTATCCAAGGACCTGTACACGGACGGCTACTCTCACTGAAGAAACCCGACCCGGAAAATGCTGCTGCCACTGCTCGTTGGTTGGTCTCTCAGAATTCCTGGGGTGTCTTAAA taCTATCTCAAGCGAATTGGGAGGAGCACCCTTTGG GAATGTGGTCTCGTTTAGTGATGGAGAACCCGGAAATGGTAGGGGTATCCCATACTTCTACTTGACAACTCTGGATCCCACTGCAAGAAATGCACTGAAAGACCAGAGGGCTTCGTTGACAATTAGTGAATATCCTATTGGAACCTGTGGGAAGACAGACCCTGAGAACCCCACTTGTGCAAAGATTACACTTACAGGAAAG tTGAAGCTTGCTGATAAAGATTCCAAAGAAACAGAGTTTGCTAAGAATGCCTTGTTCTCAAAGCATCCAGAGATGAAGG ATTGGCCCAAGAATCACAATTTCGAGTTCTTCAAATTAGACATTGAGAATATCTTCTTGATTGATTGGTTTGGTGGTCCAAAACCTCTCACAGTGGATCAATACCTTCACACCCGAAC GACAGAATACGCCTTCATTCTGGGATTTCTCATCTAA
- the LOC109947783 gene encoding uncharacterized protein LOC109947783 has product MGFLTFAAAGGGLILMGAYEAISTSIQIPDQDSTPSSPPSSQSSNSRTQTSIQPRTSSIYYLAASVISLLFVLNSLVSFFDANDANDRVGSALQLQVIAIASLFLLYAITGLLVNFTNSTMPCSLLSLVGLFAFIEEFLLFYLRKKDNSGIENRYFDMLLVPIAVCIFSTMLEFNNPKSNYPKLARGVGLLLQGTWFLQMGISLYTNLIAHGCSLHEKSRGNYTVKCKGHPEYHRARAIVTLQFNCHLALLVILVVGVYSIIGKKTGGRGDVSSYKPLGAERHQFDNQSQFTLDSEDDDVDEEIKEEGNLAIQKAGEVELGMNGYGSHK; this is encoded by the coding sequence ATGGGGTTTCTTACTTTTGCAGCAGCAGGCGGCGGCCTTATTCTGATGGGTGCATACGAAGCCATTTCTACCTCAATCCAAATCCCAGACCAAGATTCAACTCCGTCGTCACCTCCATCTTCACAATCCTCAAATTCAAGAACGCAGACGAGCATCCAACCTCGCACGTCGTCGATTTATTATCTCGCTGCCTCTGTCATCTCGTTACTTTTCGTTCTAAATTCTTTGGTTTCATTCTTTGACGCAAACGACGCGAATGACCGAGTCGGCTCAGCCCTCCAATTGCAAGTGATTGCAATTGCCTCGCTCTTCTTGCTCTACGCAATCACGGGTCTCCTGGTAAACTTCACAAATTCCACTATGCCTTGTTCGTTGCTCAGTTTGGTTGGTCTTTTCGCTTTCATTGAAGAATTTTTACTGTTTTACCTTCGAAAAAAAGACAATAGTGGGATTGAAAATCGGTACTTTGATATGTTGCTTGTGCCAATTGCCGTTTGTATATTTTCCACAATGCTTGAATTCAACAACCCAAAATCGAATTACCCTAAATTGGCTCGTGGGGTTGGGTTACTTCTGCAAGGAACTTGGTTTTTGCAAATGGGTATTTCTTTGTACACCAATTTGATAGCTCACGGGTGTTCTTTGCACGAAAAGAGCAGAGGGAATTACACTGTGAAGTGTAAGGGGCACCCTGAATATCACAGGGCTAGAGCCATTGTCACACTTCAGTTCAATTGCCACCTTGCTCTTCTAGTGATTTTGGTTGTGGGAGTGTACTCAATTATTGGTAAGAAAACTGGAGGCAGGGGTGATGTTTCAAGCTATAAGCCCCTTGGCGCCGAGAGGCATCAATTTGATAATCAGAGCCAGTTTACTTTGGAttctgaagatgatgatgttgatgaAGAGATTAAAGAAGAGGGAAACTTGGCAATACAGAAGGCCGGTGAAGTCGAATTGGGGATGAATGGTTATGGTTCTCACAAGTGA